In Mesotoga sp. UBA6090, the genomic stretch TGGTTAGCTTCAGAAAGCGTCCGTTCAGAATAAGGGGAAAGAGCTTCTCTCTTCCGGGGAGGACGTTTACGCTTGTTCAGACCGGCATATCAATTCTCGACTGGCTGCTTTCCGCAGGAGTGCTTTTCATGCTCCTGCCCCCGGAAATCGGTTATCTTGAGGTTCTGAGCGTATTCCTGCTGTCACAGTTTGCAGGTCTTTCAAGCCAGGTTCCGGGAGGGCTGGGTGTCTTTGAAGCACTCACTATTGTCATTCTATCACCGACTCTACAGGCGGATACAATAGTGGCCGCCCTTATACTCTTCAGAATAATATTCTACCTTGCGCCTTTCCTTATTTCGTTGATCTTATTTGGAATAAATGAATTTCTCTTCAGAAGCTCCAGAAATTCCGATTAAGAGAATTGCATTGTGCTTTTCGCTACTAAACCATTTCCAAAAGCTTTTCTACCATCTTCTCGATATTTGCGTTCTTTTCTGTGAGGCTCTTGAATTGTGAAAGAAGCGGAGCTGTGACAATCCTGTTCGTCTTGTCTACACAGACCTCACCTTCTTCGCACGGAACATGATCAATAGCAAGCGTCTCAACGACACTCAATCTCTCGCTCGGGTTACCGGAAGCAGTCACCATGAGATTGACTGCGACATTTTCTAGAGACTTGGCGATGATGAAAACCCCTTCGCCGGCCGCGCCCAGAGGCTTCCTCTTCTTGAAACAGTTGACCAAAAGTCTATGCAGACTATTATTCACTCTGAATTGCTCCTCCTCATCCTCAAAAGTAGACAGGCTCTTGAGTACTCCTTTGCCGCCGGGAATAAGGAGGAAATCCAGATCATCCTCACAGACATCTTCGATTTCATTTACCGATTTGTTGAGCAATCGAGCAGATTCAGTGAGCTGGTTCCTCTTTTGTTCTAATTCAGCCGATTCCCGGGTCTGGTGATTGAAGACCTCATATTGATCTTTGTCCAGTGCTACACATAAGATCTCGACCCCGGCTTTCTCAAGAGAGAGAAAGGTTATGATTGCTTCATCGACTGCCGTTCCATCTTCAGTGCCGCATCCGGCCAGTACCACTCCACACCTCAATGTCTTTCCTCCTTACCGGGACCGCAATAACGAAGTAATCTCCTGCGGCGCCAGAAATGTTAATGGATTCTAGCATCTTTCCTATCTGATGCAAAGGGATGTACGACTTAGGTTCTTCTATTGACAGCGAATAGAGAATATTGGATAGTAGTAGTGAATTCGACTGCCTTTTGGAATGGGGTGTTATTGTGAGAGTCGGGTTGATTCATTACAGAGCCGGATTGATGGACGGAGTCTCCCTTGAAATGGAAAAGTGGCGCAAAGTTCTCTCGAGAATGGGTCACTCGGTGGAGATCATTGCGGGAAACAACGCTCCCGGTGTCGACATTGTGATTCCGGAGATAGAATACAACGACGAGAAAAATGAAATCCTGAATTCGAAGCTCTACGACAGGATGCTTTCATCGGAGAGCGAACTGCTCGATGAACTCTCCATCAGAACCGCCGAGATTCTAGGTAGCTTCAGATCTGTTCTCTCTGACTTCGATCTTCTTATACCGAACAACATCTGGTCGCTTGGATGGTCTATACCTGCGGGACTGGCCCTGCATGACTTCGCGGAGGAGTCGGGTAAGCCGTTTATCTCTCACAACCACGATTTCTGGTGGGACCGACCTTACTACAGCAGTCCTTATCGGGGAGTCATGGAACTCCTCCAAAACTACTTTCCTCCGGATCTTGAGAACGTGAGAAATCTGACGATAAATTCAATTTCGGCCTCGGATCTTCTTAGGAGAAGAGGAATTCGGGCCGCTGTCGTACCTAACGTTATGGATTTTCTGCAGCCCGGCTGGACTTCAGATCAAAGCAATCGAGAAATCAGAAACATGGTCGGATTAAATGAAGGTGATATCGTCTTTCTGCAGGCCACGAGAATAACCGAGAGAAAGGCCGTCGAAACAGCTATAAGACTCGTCGCTGAATTCAACATCGCTGCCCGGTCAATGACTGGTAAGAATCTGTACAATGGGAAGGCGTTCACAGGAAGAGTCGTTCTTGTCTATTCCGGCATAACCGAAAGGCAGTCCAGAGACTACAGGTTGAAACTCGATGATCTCGCATCGAACCTCAGTGTCGAAGTAATCGATATCGCCTCTTCCTCTTCTTTGACTCAGCGGGCATTCTTCGAATCATACAGCGTGGCAGATATCGTGACGTACCCAACTATCTTCGAAGGCTGGGGCAATCAGCTCCTGGAGGCCCTCGTCTCTAAGAAACCCGTTGCCATTTTCAGGTACAGCGTTTTCAAGAGCGACATTCAGGATAGTGGAATCTCCTTTATAGATCTAGGTGATCAGTATGGCTACAAGGAAGGGTTGGTAGAGATTCCCGACTGGAATATCAAGAACGCTGCAAAAGATATTTCCGAACTTCTCTTCGATCAAGAGAGATACAGAGAAGTCACTGAGAGAAACTTCGAGCTTGGAAGAGAGAAATTCAGTTTCGAAACCCTAAGTGAAATAATCCAGGAACTGATAGCAGATCTGGCTTGAACCAAAACAGATCTCTTCCTGGATCTTTCATTTACTACCTGCCGAAGCAGGCTACTTTCTCGAGTTTGTAGCTTGTTTTTCCTAGACCGATCTTTTCGGCGTGTTCCAGTTGATGATGCCAAGTGATGCCGGGATGGGCCTTCTCAAAAGGATCATATCCCAGTTTTTTGATAACCAAATCTATGCATGCCTTGTCCAACGCCACCGGATCCCTGCTTGCCACTATTCCGATGTCTTCCACGACTGGAGGCCTGTTTATGTGCCAGCAATCGCAATCTGGCGACACGTTGTTGATAAAGGAGATATAGAGGGCCTTCTTTCCTTTTGAAGCCGCAAGAGCGTATTCGGCGATCTTCTTGCTAAGAGATTCGGGGGTGCCTCCCGGTCCGGCGCTCATTGCACCGTAGTTGCACATGGCAATGCATTGACCGCAGCCGATGCAGAGATCGTAGTTGATTCTTGCGACTCTTTGGACCGTTATCGCTCCGGTCGGACAGTTTCTTTCACACATTCCGCAAGCCACACAGTTTACCTCTCTGACAACCGGCTTCGACTCGGAGTGTTGTTCCATTTTTCCGGCCCTTGAGGCCGAACCCATTCCAATATTCTTGAGAGCCCCTCCAAATCCAGTTTGCTCATGTCCTTTGAAATGGCTTACAACAACAAGCGCATCGGCCAGAGCTATCGCCGATGCGATTTTCGCTTTCTTAATGTATTCACCCTCTATCTCGACATCGATTTCGTCCGAGCCTCTAAGTCCGTCGGCGATTACAACCGGTGTGCCCACTGACTCCATCGTAAAGCCATTTAAAGATGCGGTCTTCATATGATCTACTGCATTAGCCCTGCTTCCCTTATAGAGGGTGTTTGCATCCGTCAGAAATGGTACACCTCCAAGCTCTTTGATCTGATCGGCCATAACTTTGAGGT encodes the following:
- a CDS encoding DUF362 domain-containing protein → MATVFFTDMETTPQMGLLSKVEALVKRAGLEDVIEAGKLVAIKLHFGEYGNLAYIRPIYLKVMADQIKELGGVPFLTDANTLYKGSRANAVDHMKTASLNGFTMESVGTPVVIADGLRGSDEIDVEIEGEYIKKAKIASAIALADALVVVSHFKGHEQTGFGGALKNIGMGSASRAGKMEQHSESKPVVREVNCVACGMCERNCPTGAITVQRVARINYDLCIGCGQCIAMCNYGAMSAGPGGTPESLSKKIAEYALAASKGKKALYISFINNVSPDCDCWHINRPPVVEDIGIVASRDPVALDKACIDLVIKKLGYDPFEKAHPGITWHHQLEHAEKIGLGKTSYKLEKVACFGR
- a CDS encoding glycosyltransferase family 4 protein; translation: MRVGLIHYRAGLMDGVSLEMEKWRKVLSRMGHSVEIIAGNNAPGVDIVIPEIEYNDEKNEILNSKLYDRMLSSESELLDELSIRTAEILGSFRSVLSDFDLLIPNNIWSLGWSIPAGLALHDFAEESGKPFISHNHDFWWDRPYYSSPYRGVMELLQNYFPPDLENVRNLTINSISASDLLRRRGIRAAVVPNVMDFLQPGWTSDQSNREIRNMVGLNEGDIVFLQATRITERKAVETAIRLVAEFNIAARSMTGKNLYNGKAFTGRVVLVYSGITERQSRDYRLKLDDLASNLSVEVIDIASSSSLTQRAFFESYSVADIVTYPTIFEGWGNQLLEALVSKKPVAIFRYSVFKSDIQDSGISFIDLGDQYGYKEGLVEIPDWNIKNAAKDISELLFDQERYREVTERNFELGREKFSFETLSEIIQELIADLA
- a CDS encoding isoprenoid biosynthesis protein ElbB gives rise to the protein MRCGVVLAGCGTEDGTAVDEAIITFLSLEKAGVEILCVALDKDQYEVFNHQTRESAELEQKRNQLTESARLLNKSVNEIEDVCEDDLDFLLIPGGKGVLKSLSTFEDEEEQFRVNNSLHRLLVNCFKKRKPLGAAGEGVFIIAKSLENVAVNLMVTASGNPSERLSVVETLAIDHVPCEEGEVCVDKTNRIVTAPLLSQFKSLTEKNANIEKMVEKLLEMV